A region from the Lolium perenne isolate Kyuss_39 chromosome 4, Kyuss_2.0, whole genome shotgun sequence genome encodes:
- the LOC127347537 gene encoding uncharacterized protein, with product MRAQSDPWFADFLLRIGNGTEESDAHNNVQLPEDICVPYTGKDTDLDMLIEHVFHDLDENLVDPAYITSRAILTTRNENVDSINMRMIERFLGQEMIYKSFDRGEDDPHNYYPSEFLNSLTPNGLPPHVLKLKLNCPIILLRNIDPSNGLCNGTRLVVRGFQRNAIDAEIVLGQHAGKRVFLPRIPLCPSDDEMFPFRFKRKQFPVRLSFAMTINKAQGQTIPNVGVYLPDPVFSHDQLYVALSRATSRGNIKILAVTDKDKGGQSKSTTTRGVKTRNIVYKEVLTM from the coding sequence ATGAGGGCACAGAGCGATCCCTGGTTCGCAGATTTCCTATTGCGCATAGGAAATGGCACGGAGGAGAGTGATGCTCACAATAATGTACAACTCCCCGAGGATATTTGTGTACCATATACAGGGAAGGACACTGACCTTGACATGCTGATCGAACATGTCTTCCATGATCTAGATGAGAATCTCGTCGATCCTGCTTATATTACCTCAAGGGCGATCCTCACGACCAGGAATGAGAATGTTGATAGCATAAACATGAGGATGATCGAACGTTTCCTGGGTCAAGAGATGATATATAAAAGCTTTGACCGCGGGGAGGATGATCCACATAACTACTATCCCTCTGAATTCCTGAACTCGCTTACTCCCAATGGGTTGCCACCGCATGTACTGAAGTTAAAGTTAAACTGTCCAATTATACTACTACGGAACATTGACCCATCAAATGGTCTATGCAATGGTACGAGGCTGGTGGTACGGGGATTCCAGAGAAATGCAATCGATGCCGAGATCGTACTAGGACAGCATGCTGGAAAGAGGGTGTTCTTGCCTCGGATTCCTCTATGCCCCTCTGACGATGAGATGTTCCCGTTCCGCTTTAAGAGGAAGCAATTCCCGGTGAGGCTCAGTTTCGCCATGACAATAAACAAGGCACAAGGGCAGACTATTCCTAACGTTGGTGTGTACCTACCAGATCCGGTATTCTCTCACGATCAGCTGTATGTGGCGTTGTCTAGAGCcacatcaagaggaaacatcaagaTCCTTGCTGTCACGGATAAGGACAAGGGAGGCcagtcaaagtctaccacaactcGAGGAGTCAAGACGCGAAATATTGTCTATAAGGAAGTCCTCACCATGTAG